One region of Wyeomyia smithii strain HCP4-BCI-WySm-NY-G18 chromosome 3, ASM2978416v1, whole genome shotgun sequence genomic DNA includes:
- the LOC129730055 gene encoding protein G12-like, whose product MKSTLALIALVAISSVSAVPAPRGLKEDFEDFLALVPVDELSKLALDYYLHDKEVQDAFAYLQGEEFSAVWDQLFAVNEVRDLLKYLEDAGLPVYDALNFVADFFGLNHVKPMVRTIRSLRTGGLSGFLDEAFVLLPTDKLKALFEEKLQTSPEFKALFDKLQHTDFQKLVDFYNNSKEVQSLFQKLRGIDVDKFVDLVAGFFGWGQF is encoded by the exons ATGAAATCTACCCTGGCTCTAATCGCCCTGGTCGCAATCTCTAGCGTTTCGGCAGTTCCAGCACCTCGTGGTCTGAAGGAAGACTTCGAGGATTTTCTTGCACTGGTTCCCGTTGATGAACTTTCAAAGTTGGCGCTCGATTACTACCTGCACGATAAGGAAGTTCAGGATGCTTTCGCTTACCTGCAAGGCGAGGAATTTTCTGCCGTTTGGGATCAGCTATTCGCAGTCAATGAAGTTAGGGATCTGCTGAAATACTTGGAGGACGCTGGACTGCCGGTGTATGATGCTTTGAACTTCGTTGCTGATTTCTTTGGCCTGAACCACGTGAAGCCAATGGTGCGCACCATTCGTAGTT TGAGAACCGGTGGGCTATCAGGTTTCTTGGATGAGGCATTTGTGCTGCTGCCTACCGACAAGCTAAAAGCTCTATTTGAGGAGAAGCTGCAAACTAGCCCCGAATTCAAGGCTCTGTTCGATAAACTGCAGCACACTGATTTCCAGAAGTTGGTTGACTTCTATAAT AATTCCAAGGAAGTCCAGTCGCTGTTCCAGAAGCTTAGAGGCATTGATGTCGATAAATTCGTGGATCTTGTCGCCGGATTCTTCGGATGGGGACAATTTTAA